The genomic region GTTATTAATacagattgaggaaattagatttttttgtatttgttttgaatACTCAAGCTCCTTTTCTGTGGGATACTTGATGTGGCTCAGACACGACCAAATGCTATCAACAGCGGCCCCACATACTTGAAGTTGAGTTCGAAACCCTTGTACTGAAAAgaaccgtctttttttttaacttcgtcAGCATTAAAACAAGCCTGAAAATAAATCCATCTACAACAGTGTGCATTCCTACCTGCTCATGGGCGATGGAACCACACACAATAACCACACAATGCAGAGGAACAAGAAGTGAAAGTAAACGCGGGAAGTGGAAAACAGATCAtcacttctctctctctttttttttttaactttactctTTTTTGTTAAAGAGACAGCACACTCTTTTGCTTTCTGAGGCCTTCCTCTGATTCAAACTTTCCTGGATTATTTTCTGGTAAATTACAGCAAGAACAATGCCGAGTGAATGACGTGTGAAATTGGCTTTGGCACATCTGCCACACATTAGAAGTTCTGGGTTTGCATGTTTTCTCTTGTGGTTCTCTTGTGGTACTTTGACTTCCggccacatacaaaaaaatgtatggcgtgTTCATTGGAGACACAAATCTTTCTATAGGTGTTCACAGGATCTcctcaacacattccaaagacatgcatggcaggttatttgggtgttccgaattgtccccaggtgtgcttttgagtgcggatggttgttcgtcgatgtgtgccctgcgattggctggtgaccagttcagagtgtaccccggctactgcccaaagccggctgagataggctccagcacccccctgcaacccttgtgaggaacaagcggttcagaaaatggatggatgttgacaGGGTTGTTAATGATTGTcgatgtgtgccctgcgattggctggctactAGTTCTGGGCAGAAGTGCCAAATCCAGGTCAACAAAGTAAAAGCCCTGCCACAGTCTGGCTTTAGCCTGAGATCCTCGAACCTAAACGAGCTCCCCGGGAGCCGGTTGACTAAAAGAATCTGTGGCTAACGCCAAACGCTGGCagcgtttttactttctggatctAGATTTGCAACTTCCGGTCCAGGCTGTTttactttttatgttttgtttataaGGCTGCATGTCAGGGGTGAGGCGTACCCGAGAATGACGTAACgccgtttaactcattcactcccaaccattttcacttaagtgttttcctggattttgactgatttttcaaggcccgtgaaatattatgttctattgctataaaaatatggaacataccaaaagagagattagagtctcttcaattatcagggggaaaaaaaaaaaagtatattcctatccgtttccgctgtgcagcaattagcaatagaacatagctaagtttcatcgtttttcacaattctgcttagaactgtgggagttttaagatggcctggttgatctcttatactctgctgccactcaaccattttctgcagtcgagagactgcataaaagccttctctatgctctggcataaaaaacaaaaaaaacaaaaaaaaaacgtataaacacgtctttgggacacttaaaacatttaaaatatgacgtatttatacgtttttgggagctaatgagttaactgtCGCTGATGACTCGGACGGACTTGGCCGGCCTGAAATACTGATGGGAGCTCATTAACAATGCCCAGCTCTGGTAGTTATGGCTTTCAACAGAAGACCATATCCGTTCTGATCGTATTCAATAAATGTATACTTCGCCTCTCGTTCTCCATATACACAAAACTTTGATGGCAAACTTGTTTCGAAATCAAAAGTCAACGAAAATAGTTTGTTCAGCTTTATGCAATTTATTGTAAAACAGTAtttggtaatttaaaaaaaaccttgcaATATATCATTGCTAGACAATTTTCAGTTTTGCTACAGATTTTAACAAGAAACATGAAGTCTACACATGTGATTTTTGACATATGATGTAGCGGGACAGATCTGTCCCCCGTGCCTTGACTTTCACACCTGAGATTAAACAGtctatgatattttttttttcaaagacaaAGCTTTAAACAAAGCAATGAAACTGATGGGGAAATCATGCAGAAAGCGAAATGACCCAAAACTTACTACCATAAAAACTCGAGGATTTCATAAGGGGAAAGTTTTGTTCACAATGTTAAAAGAACTAAAGAAAAGATACAAGTGTAACTTTACTGGTCAAGAGTGTGGATAAGATACAAGGTAACAAATGTATGGCCGACACTGGTGTAAACGTGGTCTTCATGTGTGCAGTCCTTTCAGTTCCACTTCCCTTGGCTCAGTTGCTGGGAAACGTACTGGCAAAAACAGACCCCTCCCTCCAAGTGACCCGGGCCGGGGCACGGCTGAGGAAAGGGGAAGTGCCTTTTCGCAAGGCAGCAGGCATAACCTGATGAGAACCGGACCAGAGCTACTTTAAACATCTCCTCCACGTTAGCCAGGTGCTCAAATGTCACCGCAAACTCCCGTTTGCAAGCATCCAGGGAAACGTACGCCAGATAGAGTTTTGAATTGGTCAGACAACCCATCAGGAGTTTCTCCTCGCTGAGGATTGCGTTGGCCTGACCCGCAGCTTTTTGCATCTCCCTCACAACGTGCTTCTCGTCATCGTTCTTCCAACAAGAAAGGTGAACGAGTAAGCCGATTAGAACGGAGAGGAAACATATGCCGAATGGCGACCTCTCTAATATGGGAACATAGGTGGGTGTCGCAGGCAAAATACTAGGCATTATGTACATTGACCAGTATATAAACACtccaaataataacaaaaacatcatCACGCCACTAATGTAGGCAATAACCCTCATCCAGAGTGGCCTCATCCAAACTTTATTACGAGACACACTGTTGATGATGGCAATGGCCTCCCTGTACTTCTCTTGGTCCTCAACGATCAGGCGCAGTTGATCCGGTACGTCCATGTCACTGAACTGCCCCGCGTCCCACTTGTAAAGACTTTCCACGTTAACGGCAGTTAAGGGCTGCAGGGCCTTCCCGTTGTAGATGGACGGAGGCTGGTAGGGAACCATCGTGGAACCTTGGAGCTGCCGGTTGGGGGTGAAGAGCACCTTCAGCAACTTGGCCATAAACTCTGTGTCGTGAGCCTCCAGGTAGGTGAGGTGGCACAGGTGGAGAGGGACGCAGACCGCCGGCTCCAGAAGCACGGGGACGATGGGCTTCCTCTCCAGGCAGTCTCTGAACAGAGACATGTTGGCCTCCAGGAGACACCAACGGCTCCTTACGAACTCCGAGCTGAGGACCAGCAGGACTTTCTGGCTCTCCTGGATGCACTCGGACATGTTCTCCAGCACGGTGCGCCCCGGCGTGAAGTCGCGCTCGTGGTAGCAGACGCACAAGCCGCGAGCTTCTAGCCGCTCGATGAGCGAGTGTGTCCACTGGCAGTCGGTGCTGCTGTAGCTGATGAAGACGTGGAAAGTCTCGCCTTGCCTCAGAGGGGGAGGAATGTCTGCGGAAAGAGCCGCGGTGTTGCCTGCACCAGATCTTTTCTCATCCATCCTCTGGAGAGAGATGACAGAGTATCATGCATAATGTAACTAGGTTCTGTTTTCATGACTTTGTTCGGTGTTCAGACAGTTTGTACAGTGTTACCTTGAGTTTCGAGTGTCCACTTACAGGTTTTCAAGTTACGAGCCGTGGCACCTATCAGAGACAGAAGGCGTGACCCATAAGGTGTAAATCTGACTGTGCAGCTTTGTGCTGACCTGCTAGCTTGAGCTTCAAGAGCTTTGCTGATAATTTTGCAGTATCCAGTTCTGGAAAATTTTTATAAACTATCTGTCCCTCGTTTGCTAATGACTAAGCAAGCCTAAGAGACAGAAGAAGAGCAAATGAACCTCAGGTAGTTGAGAGCATTCAGCAGCCATATGGAATGAGCAACATTTCTGCTCTTACAGATACGTTTAGCACCACTTTTTgattttcaattgtttttacACTCCAAAGAAATAAGACTTAACCGATGCGTTTTGTGTTATAGCAGCATTCTAAGGCATGCTACCAGTGTAAGCAACTGTGGCTGTGCTAGCTTAGCTTTGCTAGTGCTGCTACCCAGATTCGAAACCAGAACCTCTCGAATGTGAGGCAGGCGTGCCAAACTCTCGTATCTATTAGCTTAAGCTTCAGGAGCTTTGCTGATCATTTTGAGAGTAACCAGctcctgaattaaaaaaataaaataaataaaaataaataaataaataaataaataaatatccaccCCTAGTTTGCTAATGccattttttctaaaataaaaaaaaaataaaaaaaaatcaaaaaaataaataaataaattaaaataaataaaatcaaaagaaGACTTAAtccaatacattttgttttatcaaCACTGtatgataaatatatataataattcatGCTACCAATGCAAGCAGCTGTGGCTAATGTTTGCTAAATGTTAGCAAAGTATTGCTCGCGCTGCTATTTTGTCGAAGCTCGAAATCTTTCTCTGAGACTATATTTCACGGCTGTGCACTTTAATAACCACATGCCATAGTGAAAGCTACAAACTCACCCTTGAACTACAAAGGTAAAAATGAACAATGAATTTTTACTGTCAATTAAATACAATGCTGGTTTGGATAACTTGGCACAAAGGGGgagcggtgggggggggggtgtactaCTTCCCTGCAATTACAATCTTGGAGGAGTGAGATTATTTGTTTccctcagtcaaaaaaaaaaaaactaaagataCAGCAATACCTTGAGATTCAAGTTGTACAGAAAAATAAGACTCATATTGTACTttacaaaaacatacagtaacacTAAGTTTGAATTGCTGTTTCgctatcctgtttttttttttttttttttttttttttttttttttttttttttttaccgtctcTCGccccaagtcagctgggataggctacagCTCACACGTGTCCTTAAATGAAGAAAAGTATgctagaaaatagatggatgacaTAGTttaaatccattaaaaaaaaaaaaatttgaacacTCGAGTCAGTACTTGTTTGAGCAACAGGCAGCATGACTGCAAAGATAGCAGTGCTGCTATTTCAAGCAACTAAAAGAACACTCATTTCTTTTAACCCTCTCTCAGAATGAAAAGGAGCCTTAAAATAAATGCATGCACAGCGCAACAACGTACATTCCTACCTGCTCATGGCCGATGGAGCCACACACAGTAACCACGCAATACGGAGGAGcaagaagtgaaagtaaaaaccgGAAGCAGAAAACAGATCCACttccctgctttttttttcagtttactcttttttttgtgtgtgttaaagaGACAGTGCACACTTTTGATTTCTGAGGCCTCCAacttccaaatcattccacatcattctcAAGTCTCTGGAAAACACCACGTTCCatcttaaccccccccccctctctctctctcacacactttCTCACTCTCACTATTAAGCATGGTGGGTGTGTCAGCATtcgggatgggtgagtaccgataccaggtatcggtatcgggccgataccagcctttttttcaagtacagtcttccctcgctataacgcggttcacttttcgcggtctcgctgtatcgcggattttttttcaagttcaattttgcatatatttttttacagtaatatacccattttagaacatttatgaaggtttgaacattgtcaatgtttgaacaagagagaaatgtgagaacatgtaaatgcctcaatgagaaaagtgtataaattgtgcggtcggggattttagagccttaaaacatttataagagttgtaaaacataaagctaactacttcgcggatttcatttattgcgggtattttttggaaccgaaccccagcggaaaacgagggaacactgtatttgagtactcgtgacgcggacaagtacaagcgaccgatccgatttgagtcctccttgcctgtagctggcgctaACCTCCAGCAGTTTAACATCAtgaggatcacttcctgttttcacaaCAATGAACCCACGAGCATGTCTGCGCTTTTCACCGAAACTTCACCGGTTCGGAAATACTTGAAAACTGACGAGGACCAACCACACATTGCAGAATGTGAACTTTGCGGCACAAGACTCGCAAGAGGCGGAATGAAGAGTGCATCGTTCAATGCTAGCAACTTGCTAAAACACCTCAAGGCTAAACATTTATTACAAGTGAAtcctaaactaaaagagcatttttgtgttttattttgaacgtTAAAGCTATTGAAGAGTGacggtgctgtttttttgttttgtttttgtcaaaattaaaggaaatatttttgtttcaaaatatttttagtgATTTTGTAGCCATGACGGGAGaacacatgaaaataaaaaatgtgaccaGGTGCTTAATTAAAAAAGGACTTAGATGAAAATGGGAGAATTgagccctttaactcattcactcccaaagacgtatttatacggtttttaggtttttgtttgctagagtttttgtatgaaggctttgatgcagtttctgacctgaagtggaagcttaaagcgatggtagttattacaaaaaaaaagtttcattcatgaaacagatgaagcacactttttttttttttttgtaataactactatcgctttaagcgaccacttcaggccagaaactgcatcaaagccttcatacaaaaactctagcaaacaaaaacctaaaaaacgtatacgtttttgggagtgaatgagttaatgtacttTAATGTAATTCTGATCAACCCTTCAAGGTTAAAGTGCCCGCCTTTTTCCATTCACTTTCCCTTGGTGCTTTCCCACAGGCTTTCTCAACAAATCATCTGGTGTGtgatgtcacaaaaaatgaGTTATAGCTttatagggggggggggaaactgagactttattcattatttaataGCTGTGGGAGATTCAATGTCGTGGAAAAGTGACCCCCTTCATCACACCGGCTCTGATTTCCTCCCCCATCGGAACAAATGGCATAAACACATCTATGACGGCGGCTTCTTGTCACTTGTGGTCAAAAATATCAAATGCAATCAATTCTGTTGGTTGGAAAGCGTGTTTACATTCACGTAGTTGCCAGTCACTATACATCGCTGGCATGGATAGCTGAATAAAGACGCATACAAAATGACACGTTTCGCTCGCCCGCCCTCCATGAGACGGCTGCAGTACATCATCATTATCGTTTGCTCATATTGCCCGCATTATAATTGAATCAGTATCTGTAAGGAGATTACAAAGGGATACGTCGTCCTTCATCAAACCTCATCAGACGCGCTACATCGCTTCCGACATTCGACGCGGTCGCTGTGTGCAAAGGAATGACTTGCAGATGTGCGGACTGCGAAAGGAAACAGCGCCAAGGGTTAAATCGCTGCAGGTAGTTTGAGCCACGAACTCGTGGCATTCTTTTATTTGGACGGTACATTAACAGCATCATctcatctatatatatatattaggggtgttaaaaatcgactcggcaatatatcgcgatattacgtcgcgcaattctcgaattgattcaataggcggccgaatagatttttttaaacatccatttttgatgcaaaaatattcaccaaaatgtcttagggttcacaccttaagcatgaaagaatgttatatgaatggaacattaagccttaatattttatttcaacgctgttcaaacatgaagcaGATTACAACCTGAATacgactgaagtttcagatgaataaatacattttcataaaaaaaataaatcttactgtacaagtttactgattagtattttctaaattaaaaaaaaaaaaaaaacgacttttaaatttgtatcgggattaattggtatcgaatcgaatcgtgacctatgaatcgtgatacgaattatatattatattatattatcacAATAAGAAAACATTGAAATCAAGCTTTCCTTGGTACGCACGCTCGGGATTTGATCGAATCTCATTTGGGTTAAATAAAGTGGCATAACTGCCCGTCggcatttctgtttttattaaaaattctCCTGTGGGTCATCAGAGCCGGGGAGATGAGACGTGGGCGCTTCCCCATCTCCCTGC from Festucalex cinctus isolate MCC-2025b chromosome 3, RoL_Fcin_1.0, whole genome shotgun sequence harbors:
- the LOC144016386 gene encoding uncharacterized protein LOC144016386 yields the protein MDEKRSGAGNTAALSADIPPPLRQGETFHVFISYSSTDCQWTHSLIERLEARGLCVCYHERDFTPGRTVLENMSECIQESQKVLLVLSSEFVRSRWCLLEANMSLFRDCLERKPIVPVLLEPAVCVPLHLCHLTYLEAHDTEFMAKLLKVLFTPNRQLQGSTMVPYQPPSIYNGKALQPLTAVNVESLYKWDAGQFSDMDVPDQLRLIVEDQEKYREAIAIINSVSRNKVWMRPLWMRVIAYISGVMMFLLLFGVFIYWSMYIMPSILPATPTYVPILERSPFGICFLSVLIGLLVHLSCWKNDDEKHVVREMQKAAGQANAILSEEKLLMGCLTNSKLYLAYVSLDACKREFAVTFEHLANVEEMFKVALVRFSSGYACCLAKRHFPFPQPCPGPGHLEGGVCFCQYVSQQLSQGKWN